Proteins encoded by one window of Acuticoccus sp. MNP-M23:
- a CDS encoding carbohydrate ABC transporter permease has protein sequence MSAALRFLTRRRGHGGRWHWTDVFTTVWLFGGLIIMFGPALWLVGSSLKSPAQLAEFPPTLLPYVSQAVTVPGYDKPLDLYDVTMEDGTTRRLAQIRRVGTMAQMVDPAAPDEKIRVNIKQRTPAREVGFATENYTEPFQRLDFVRYLWNSVFVTVMATLITLLTNSMAAFALSKYEFRGRGAVMGIILATLMVPLSVILVPLYSVISGLGLTNTLWGVILPTVATPTGVFLLRQYMLTIPDELLDAARMDKASEWQIYWRIVLPLTAPALAVLAIFSVVWRWNDFLWPLIVLSRQELYTLQVGLFSFSGELNVQWHYILAMTVVTMIPVVLVFVFLQRFITTGIAGAGLK, from the coding sequence ATGAGTGCGGCGCTGCGCTTCCTCACCCGCCGCCGCGGCCATGGCGGCCGCTGGCACTGGACGGACGTGTTCACCACCGTGTGGCTGTTCGGCGGGCTCATCATCATGTTCGGGCCGGCGCTGTGGCTGGTGGGCTCCTCGTTAAAGAGCCCGGCACAGCTTGCCGAGTTCCCGCCGACGCTCCTGCCCTACGTCAGCCAGGCCGTCACCGTGCCCGGCTACGACAAGCCGCTCGACCTTTACGATGTGACCATGGAGGACGGCACCACCCGCCGCCTCGCGCAGATCCGCCGTGTCGGCACCATGGCGCAGATGGTCGACCCCGCCGCGCCGGACGAGAAGATCCGCGTCAACATCAAGCAGCGCACCCCCGCGCGCGAGGTCGGGTTCGCCACGGAGAACTACACCGAACCGTTCCAGCGGCTCGACTTCGTGCGCTACCTCTGGAACTCCGTCTTCGTCACCGTGATGGCGACGCTGATCACCCTCCTCACCAATTCCATGGCCGCCTTCGCCCTGTCGAAGTACGAGTTCCGCGGCCGCGGCGCTGTGATGGGGATCATCCTTGCCACCCTGATGGTGCCGCTGTCGGTGATCCTCGTCCCGCTCTATTCGGTGATTTCGGGCCTTGGCCTCACCAACACTCTGTGGGGCGTCATCCTCCCCACCGTCGCCACGCCCACCGGCGTCTTCCTGCTGCGCCAGTACATGCTCACCATTCCGGACGAGCTTCTCGACGCAGCGCGCATGGACAAGGCGAGCGAGTGGCAGATCTACTGGCGGATCGTTTTGCCGCTGACGGCGCCTGCGCTGGCCGTGCTCGCGATCTTTTCGGTCGTCTGGCGCTGGAACGACTTTCTGTGGCCGCTCATCGTCCTCTCACGGCAGGAACTCTACACCCTGCAGGTGGGGCTGTTCTCGTTCTCGGGCGAGCTGAACGTCCAGTGGCATTACATCCTGGCGATGACGGTGGTGACGATGATCCCCGTGGTGCTGGTCTTCGTATTCCTCCAGCGCTTCATCACCACCGGCATTGCCGGTGCCGGCCTCAAGTAG
- a CDS encoding ABC transporter substrate-binding protein, which produces MKRTVLAALATAFLSTTAFAGDVRVMWYSDGVEGEVIQDLLNRFMEENPDINVTLDNVAYKVIQEQLPIQLQAGEGPDIARVTNIKEQAGHWLDLTPYLENPDDWRENFGAQLDWMRPDGSDIIPGFMTQLTLVGGFANKTLFEQAGVEMPGQGATWDDWVDASAKVAADQELEAAFAIDRSGHRISGPNVSYGANYIGADGMPAPVDDGVKTFATKLVDWTNDGKMLKDVWVSAAGSTYRAAADDFINAAIPMYYSGSWQIANLSTKIGDMFDWVAIGSPCGTDACSGLAGGAALVAIKYTKNPEDVAKVMEFLARPEVVKEFSERTLFLPAHAGVVSDGGLEWQTEDKNVAAALGKFVEASAEVAPNAAALPAWKWANVYYGALVTRISQVMAGELTLDDAFARMDQDIADQVAQAQQ; this is translated from the coding sequence ATGAAGAGAACAGTTCTCGCAGCCCTTGCCACGGCATTCCTGTCCACCACGGCTTTTGCCGGCGATGTGCGGGTGATGTGGTATTCCGATGGCGTCGAAGGCGAAGTGATCCAGGACCTTCTGAACCGGTTCATGGAAGAAAACCCGGACATCAACGTCACGCTCGACAACGTGGCCTACAAGGTGATCCAGGAGCAGCTGCCGATCCAGCTTCAGGCCGGCGAAGGGCCCGATATCGCCCGCGTCACCAACATCAAGGAACAGGCGGGCCACTGGCTCGACCTCACCCCCTACCTCGAAAACCCGGACGACTGGCGCGAGAATTTCGGCGCCCAGCTCGACTGGATGCGCCCCGATGGCTCCGACATCATTCCGGGCTTCATGACCCAGCTCACGCTGGTCGGCGGCTTCGCCAACAAGACGCTGTTCGAGCAGGCAGGCGTGGAAATGCCCGGCCAGGGCGCCACGTGGGATGACTGGGTGGACGCCTCCGCCAAGGTCGCCGCCGACCAGGAGCTTGAAGCCGCGTTCGCCATCGACCGTTCCGGCCACCGCATTTCGGGCCCGAACGTCTCCTACGGCGCCAACTACATCGGCGCGGACGGGATGCCCGCCCCGGTTGACGACGGCGTGAAGACGTTCGCCACCAAGCTCGTCGACTGGACCAACGACGGCAAGATGCTGAAGGACGTGTGGGTGTCGGCCGCAGGCTCCACCTACCGCGCCGCGGCGGACGACTTCATCAACGCCGCAATCCCGATGTATTATTCGGGCTCGTGGCAGATCGCCAACCTCTCCACCAAGATCGGCGACATGTTCGACTGGGTGGCCATCGGCTCGCCCTGCGGCACCGACGCCTGCTCCGGCCTTGCCGGCGGCGCCGCGCTGGTCGCGATCAAGTACACCAAGAACCCCGAGGACGTTGCCAAGGTGATGGAATTCCTCGCCCGGCCGGAAGTCGTGAAGGAATTCTCCGAGCGTACCCTGTTCCTGCCCGCCCACGCCGGCGTGGTGTCGGACGGCGGGCTCGAGTGGCAGACCGAGGACAAGAACGTCGCCGCAGCGCTCGGCAAGTTCGTTGAGGCCTCCGCCGAGGTGGCCCCCAACGCAGCCGCGCTCCCGGCATGGAAGTGGGCCAACGTCTACTACGGTGCGCTCGTCACCCGCATCAGCCAGGTGATGGCCGGCGAGCTGACCCTGGACGACGCCTTCGCGCGGATGGACCAGGACATCGCCGATCAGGTCGCGCAGGCCCAGCAGTAG
- a CDS encoding glycoside hydrolase family 88 protein gives MSRLETNLHQLVTGMTALRHEGQFDEPNLDGTKGDYISFDSWEWPQGVGLYALASLWRAGHLPRLKNELEGWYQRRIEAGLPAQNVNTTAPMLALSLLWRESGDPAHGALLAKWAEDVLEHAPRTEEGGIQHDVSDKKNRGELWDDTLFMVALFLASYGEGAGRRDLVDEAERQFLVHTRYLADPATGLWFHGWTFDGRHNFARARWARGNAWISAGVLDLLDLATIAPSVAAFLTGVLKAQVDALLPLQCQSGAWRTLLDDPSSYEELSATAGFGYALLKGARLGLGTPAWKAAGIKAVHAVMASIDDTGTLQNVSYGTRMGHDLDFYRTIPIQPTAYGQAMALLCLGEAMNHDDLR, from the coding sequence ATGAGCCGCCTCGAAACCAATCTTCACCAGCTCGTCACCGGGATGACAGCGCTGCGCCACGAAGGCCAGTTCGACGAGCCGAACCTTGATGGCACCAAGGGCGACTATATCAGCTTCGATTCGTGGGAATGGCCGCAGGGCGTCGGCCTCTACGCCCTCGCCTCGCTCTGGCGCGCAGGCCATCTGCCCCGGCTGAAGAACGAGCTGGAAGGCTGGTACCAACGGCGCATCGAAGCCGGGCTTCCGGCGCAAAATGTCAACACCACCGCGCCGATGCTGGCCCTCTCCCTGTTGTGGCGGGAAAGCGGCGATCCGGCCCACGGCGCGCTTCTGGCAAAGTGGGCAGAAGACGTTCTGGAACATGCCCCGCGCACCGAAGAGGGCGGCATCCAGCACGACGTATCGGACAAGAAAAACCGAGGCGAACTGTGGGACGACACGCTTTTCATGGTGGCCCTCTTTCTCGCCAGCTATGGCGAGGGTGCCGGCCGGCGCGATCTGGTGGACGAGGCGGAACGCCAGTTCCTCGTCCACACCCGCTATCTCGCGGACCCGGCAACCGGCCTGTGGTTCCACGGCTGGACGTTTGACGGGCGGCACAATTTCGCGCGGGCGCGCTGGGCGCGCGGCAATGCGTGGATCAGCGCAGGCGTGCTCGATCTTCTGGACCTTGCCACCATTGCCCCCTCCGTCGCAGCATTCCTCACCGGCGTTCTGAAGGCGCAAGTGGATGCCCTCTTGCCACTTCAGTGCCAGAGTGGCGCCTGGCGCACCCTCCTCGACGATCCGTCAAGCTACGAGGAGTTGTCCGCCACCGCAGGCTTTGGTTACGCGCTGCTGAAGGGCGCCCGGCTGGGTCTCGGCACACCGGCGTGGAAGGCGGCTGGCATAAAGGCCGTTCACGCGGTGATGGCATCCATCGACGACACCGGCACGTTACAGAACGTCAGCTACGGTACGCGGATGGGCCACGATCTCGACTTTTACCGCACCATCCCGATCCAGCCCACGGCCTATGGCCAGGCCATGGCGCTCCTGTGCCTCGGCGAAGCGATGAACCATGATGACCTGCGCTGA
- the gpmI gene encoding 2,3-bisphosphoglycerate-independent phosphoglycerate mutase: protein MPTPTMLMILDGWGWHEEREGNAVLQADTPNFDRLYAENPHAFLITCGPAVGLPEGQMGNSEVGHLNIGAGRVVKQELPRIDDAIKSGDLAARIEATGLAARVKETGGRVHLMGLVSPGGVHAHQDHAVAVAKILAEQGVKVVLHAFTDGRDTAPRGAGDFMAAVEKALPAGVAIGTVSGRYFAMDRDKRWERVSRAYDVIVSAKGERAATADEAIRAAYAADTTDEFIAPTAIGDYAGTSDGDALLFLNFRGDRAREILDALLLPGFDGWARDKVTDFAKAIGMVSYGKALDPVMQTLFDPQNLADGLSETVSAAGKTQIHMAETEKYPHVTYFLNGGIEAPFDGEDRVMVPSPKVATYDLQPEMSAPELTEKLLAAIEGGTYDLVVVNFANPDMVGHTGSLPAAIKAVETVDGALGKVMAAIEGQGGALIVTADHGNCETMIDPETGGPHTAHTLNPVPVVVMADGVTSIHDGTLADLSPTLLALMGVAQPDAMTGRSLID, encoded by the coding sequence ATGCCGACGCCCACGATGCTGATGATCCTCGACGGCTGGGGCTGGCACGAGGAACGGGAGGGCAACGCCGTCCTCCAGGCCGACACGCCCAACTTCGACCGGCTGTACGCGGAAAACCCGCACGCCTTCCTCATCACCTGCGGCCCCGCTGTGGGTCTGCCGGAAGGCCAGATGGGCAATTCGGAGGTCGGCCACCTCAACATCGGCGCAGGCCGCGTGGTGAAGCAGGAACTGCCGCGGATCGACGACGCCATCAAATCCGGCGATCTGGCCGCCCGCATCGAGGCGACCGGCCTTGCCGCCCGCGTGAAGGAGACCGGCGGCAGGGTCCACCTGATGGGCCTCGTCTCGCCCGGCGGCGTCCACGCCCATCAGGACCACGCCGTCGCGGTTGCGAAGATCCTCGCCGAACAGGGGGTGAAGGTGGTGCTCCATGCCTTCACCGACGGGCGGGACACCGCGCCCCGTGGTGCCGGGGATTTTATGGCCGCCGTGGAGAAGGCGCTGCCGGCAGGCGTTGCCATCGGCACTGTCAGCGGCCGCTATTTCGCCATGGACCGGGACAAGCGGTGGGAGCGTGTCTCGCGCGCCTACGACGTGATTGTCAGCGCGAAAGGTGAGCGGGCAGCGACGGCGGACGAGGCCATTCGCGCCGCCTACGCCGCCGACACCACGGACGAGTTCATCGCCCCCACCGCCATCGGAGACTATGCCGGCACCAGCGACGGCGACGCGCTGCTCTTCCTCAATTTCCGCGGCGACCGTGCCCGCGAGATCCTCGACGCGCTGCTCCTGCCCGGTTTCGATGGCTGGGCGCGGGACAAGGTGACGGACTTTGCCAAGGCGATCGGCATGGTCTCCTACGGCAAGGCGCTCGACCCTGTGATGCAGACCCTGTTCGACCCGCAGAACCTTGCCGACGGTCTGTCGGAGACCGTGTCAGCCGCTGGCAAGACGCAGATCCACATGGCGGAAACGGAAAAATACCCGCACGTCACCTACTTCCTCAATGGCGGCATCGAGGCGCCGTTCGACGGCGAAGACCGCGTGATGGTGCCTTCGCCGAAGGTCGCCACCTACGACCTTCAACCCGAAATGTCGGCGCCGGAGCTGACCGAAAAGCTGCTCGCCGCCATCGAGGGCGGCACCTACGATCTGGTGGTCGTCAACTTTGCCAACCCGGACATGGTGGGCCACACCGGCAGCCTTCCCGCGGCCATAAAGGCGGTGGAGACGGTGGACGGTGCGCTGGGCAAGGTGATGGCCGCCATCGAAGGGCAGGGCGGCGCGCTGATCGTCACCGCCGACCATGGCAACTGCGAAACGATGATCGACCCGGAAACCGGCGGGCCCCACACCGCGCACACGCTCAACCCCGTGCCGGTGGTGGTGATGGCAGATGGCGTCACATCCATCCACGATGGCACTCTGGCCGACCTCTCGCCGACGCTGCTGGCGCTGATGGGCGTTGCGCAACCGGACGCGATGACCGGCCGCTCGCTGATTGATTGA
- a CDS encoding SLC13 family permease, with amino-acid sequence MTFAAFALEVMPPSGVAVAGAASFVALGVLSIDDVAGVLASPALLTIAAMFVISGALVRTGTLEWVAGFVTKRAESRPGVAIALILGGTLVASAFVNNMPVVLVLIPVMLRLAATAKIAPTRLLIPLSYAAVLGGTCTLIGTSTNLVVAGVAVEQGLAPFSIFEITPIGIAASMAGLATMALLARFVLPARGNASGDLDADDRSAFLSEITLTADYAGLGDTVAAQGLFKPEGIALQALVRGGEQIRHDFEEYTLEAGDRFVIAATREEILSLSAVEGIHVGKDRGGFSEDAVVVEAFLAPGRRGLRERLASLPLLHGRDIAILGVNRDRHLPGRSLNDVMLRPADRLMVRAEPDAVARLSRSHTFVSLTRTETRPFRRGRAPVAIGAAAAVVVLAALGVAPIGALALIAVAALLLLRCIDAEEAWSAIDGSLLVLIFGMLVIGLGLQQSGAIDIILSAVGPWFASAPPFLFIIALYALTSVMTELVTNNAVAVIVTPIAVALALEAGIDPRAAVVAVMAAASASFATPVGYQTNTLVYGAGDYRFADFLKIGIPMNITVGLASSTVIYWLWL; translated from the coding sequence GTGACCTTTGCCGCCTTCGCCCTGGAAGTGATGCCGCCAAGCGGCGTTGCCGTGGCGGGGGCGGCTTCTTTTGTGGCGCTGGGGGTGCTTTCCATCGATGACGTGGCCGGGGTGCTGGCCTCCCCGGCCCTTCTTACCATTGCGGCCATGTTCGTCATTTCCGGCGCTCTGGTGCGCACCGGCACGCTGGAGTGGGTGGCCGGCTTTGTCACCAAGCGCGCTGAATCCCGGCCGGGCGTCGCCATCGCGCTCATTTTGGGCGGAACGCTGGTGGCGTCCGCGTTCGTCAACAACATGCCTGTGGTGCTGGTGCTGATCCCGGTGATGCTGCGGCTGGCCGCCACCGCCAAAATCGCACCGACGCGGTTGCTGATTCCCCTCTCCTACGCTGCGGTGCTGGGCGGCACCTGCACGCTCATCGGCACCTCCACCAACCTCGTGGTGGCAGGCGTTGCGGTTGAACAGGGGCTGGCGCCGTTTTCCATTTTCGAGATCACGCCCATCGGCATTGCCGCCAGCATGGCCGGGCTTGCCACCATGGCGCTTCTGGCGCGCTTCGTGCTGCCGGCACGGGGCAACGCCTCGGGCGATCTGGATGCCGACGACCGCAGCGCCTTCCTCAGCGAAATCACCCTCACCGCGGACTATGCCGGCCTTGGCGACACGGTTGCAGCGCAAGGCCTCTTCAAGCCGGAGGGAATCGCGCTGCAGGCGCTGGTGCGCGGCGGCGAGCAGATCCGCCACGATTTTGAGGAGTATACGCTGGAGGCCGGCGACCGGTTCGTGATTGCCGCCACCCGCGAAGAGATCCTGAGCCTTTCCGCCGTGGAAGGTATCCACGTGGGCAAGGACCGGGGCGGCTTTTCCGAAGATGCCGTGGTGGTGGAGGCCTTTCTGGCACCAGGCCGCCGGGGTCTGCGCGAACGGCTTGCCAGCCTGCCGCTGCTTCATGGGCGCGACATCGCCATCCTTGGCGTCAACCGCGACCGGCACCTCCCCGGCCGCAGCCTGAACGACGTGATGCTGCGCCCGGCCGACCGGTTGATGGTGCGCGCCGAACCCGATGCCGTCGCACGGCTCAGCCGCAGCCACACCTTCGTCAGCCTCACCCGCACCGAAACGCGGCCCTTCCGCCGCGGCCGCGCGCCGGTCGCCATCGGCGCCGCTGCCGCGGTTGTGGTGCTGGCGGCGCTGGGGGTGGCCCCCATCGGCGCGCTGGCCCTCATTGCGGTGGCCGCGCTTCTGCTTCTGCGCTGCATTGACGCCGAGGAGGCATGGAGCGCCATCGACGGCAGCCTGCTGGTGCTGATTTTCGGGATGCTGGTGATCGGGCTCGGACTTCAGCAATCGGGCGCGATCGACATCATCCTGTCAGCCGTCGGTCCGTGGTTTGCCAGTGCGCCCCCGTTCCTGTTCATCATCGCACTCTACGCGCTCACGTCGGTGATGACGGAGCTTGTCACCAACAACGCCGTGGCGGTGATCGTGACACCCATTGCGGTGGCACTGGCGCTGGAGGCCGGCATCGACCCCCGCGCCGCCGTGGTTGCGGTGATGGCCGCGGCCTCGGCCAGCTTCGCGACCCCGGTGGGCTACCAGACCAACACGCTGGTATACGGCGCCGGCGACTACCGCTTCGCCGATTTCCTGAAGATCGGCATTCCCATGAACATCACCGTGGGCCTTGCCAGCAGCACCGTCATCTACTGGCTCTGGCTCTAG
- a CDS encoding PQQ-dependent sugar dehydrogenase → MRSRLAALSLATALVPAFAMAQTTQPVEQSAANAPDQSPAFERQTRAPQSDIQPAISSETVAEGLPKLWGMEFLPDGRMLITAKQGTMHIVGTDGSAGPEIEGVPRVMSDGQGGLLDVALSPDFASDNMVYISFAEPRGAEGNATSVARGTLEMGDGNEATLNGVEVIFRQTPAYSGTKHFGSRLAFAPDGKLFITVGERSDTPIRDQAQDLTSGLGKVFRVNPDGSVPQDNPFAEHASIQPEIWSYGHRNLQSAIVNSAGELWTVEHGPRGGDELNKPQPGINYGWPVITYGIQYNGAPVGKGITAMEGMEQPVYYWDPVIGPAGMAEYTADAIPEWQGAYLVGGLVTKGLVILKVGDDGRVVTEDRVPLNQRIRDVKVGPDGAVYAVTEERGANKSTIVRLTKDGS, encoded by the coding sequence ATGCGATCACGCCTTGCCGCACTCAGCCTTGCCACGGCCCTTGTCCCCGCCTTTGCCATGGCGCAGACCACGCAGCCGGTGGAACAGTCGGCCGCCAACGCGCCTGACCAGTCCCCGGCCTTCGAACGCCAGACGCGCGCCCCCCAGTCCGACATCCAGCCCGCCATCAGCAGCGAAACCGTTGCCGAAGGCCTGCCCAAGCTGTGGGGCATGGAGTTCCTGCCGGACGGGCGGATGCTGATTACCGCCAAACAGGGCACCATGCACATCGTCGGCACCGACGGGTCGGCTGGTCCCGAGATCGAAGGCGTGCCGCGCGTCATGTCCGACGGTCAGGGCGGCTTGCTGGACGTGGCGCTCAGCCCCGACTTTGCCAGCGACAACATGGTCTACATCTCGTTTGCCGAACCGCGCGGTGCGGAAGGCAACGCCACGAGCGTCGCGCGCGGCACGCTGGAGATGGGCGATGGCAACGAGGCGACGCTGAACGGCGTGGAAGTCATCTTCCGCCAGACGCCGGCGTACAGCGGCACCAAGCACTTCGGCTCGCGGCTTGCGTTTGCGCCGGACGGCAAGCTCTTCATCACCGTTGGCGAGCGGTCCGATACGCCGATCCGCGATCAGGCGCAGGACCTGACGTCCGGCCTCGGCAAGGTCTTCCGCGTCAATCCGGACGGGTCGGTGCCGCAGGACAACCCGTTCGCCGAGCACGCGTCCATCCAGCCGGAAATCTGGTCCTACGGGCACCGCAACCTTCAGTCCGCCATCGTCAATTCAGCCGGCGAACTGTGGACGGTCGAGCACGGCCCGCGCGGCGGCGACGAGCTGAACAAGCCGCAGCCCGGCATCAATTATGGCTGGCCTGTGATCACCTACGGCATCCAGTATAACGGCGCGCCGGTGGGCAAGGGCATCACCGCCATGGAGGGCATGGAACAGCCCGTCTATTATTGGGACCCGGTGATCGGCCCCGCCGGCATGGCCGAATATACCGCCGATGCGATCCCCGAATGGCAGGGGGCCTACCTTGTGGGCGGTCTCGTCACCAAGGGTCTCGTGATCCTCAAGGTCGGCGATGACGGGCGCGTCGTCACCGAGGACCGTGTCCCCCTCAACCAGCGGATCCGCGACGTGAAGGTGGGGCCGGATGGTGCGGTCTATGCCGTCACCGAGGAGCGTGGGGCGAACAAGAGCACCATCGTCCGTCTGACGAAGGACGGCAGCTGA
- a CDS encoding sn-glycerol-3-phosphate ABC transporter ATP-binding protein UgpC: MGRIQLNGITKEFGSVKVLHGIDLEVEEGELIVFVGPSGCGKSTLLRLISGLDRPTAGEILIDGKDVTTVNAADRGLAMVFQSYALYPHMSVWQNMAFGLQNEHLPKAEIRERIAEAARLLEIEPLLERRPGQLSGGQRQRVAIGRAIVREPTAFLLDEPLSNLDAELRVSMRAELAALHARLGKTMIYVTHDQIEAMTLASRIVVLRAGRIEQVATPLDLFNAPVNRFVAGFIGAPTMNLLPGRIEGNGEAGARLSFVGDAHVDVPLRRALREGEAVTVGIRPQHMRLVDAADARAVHATVTLVEALGTETVVHARTPSGALLLAVLPGQAKVARGDAIALGYDAADVHVFDGEDLSVTARTA; this comes from the coding sequence ATGGGCCGCATCCAGCTCAACGGCATCACCAAGGAGTTTGGCAGCGTTAAGGTGCTGCACGGGATCGACCTCGAAGTGGAGGAAGGCGAGCTCATCGTGTTCGTCGGCCCGTCCGGCTGCGGCAAGTCCACGCTGCTCAGGCTGATTTCCGGGCTCGACAGGCCGACCGCCGGCGAAATCCTGATCGACGGCAAGGACGTCACCACCGTCAACGCCGCCGACCGGGGGCTCGCCATGGTGTTCCAGTCCTACGCGCTCTACCCGCACATGAGCGTGTGGCAGAACATGGCGTTCGGCCTCCAGAACGAGCACCTGCCCAAGGCCGAGATCCGCGAGCGCATTGCCGAAGCGGCGCGGCTCCTGGAGATCGAGCCGCTCCTGGAGCGCCGCCCCGGCCAGCTTTCGGGCGGGCAGCGCCAGCGCGTCGCCATTGGCCGCGCGATCGTGCGCGAGCCCACCGCCTTCCTGCTCGACGAACCGCTCTCCAATCTCGACGCGGAACTGCGCGTTTCCATGCGCGCCGAACTTGCAGCCCTCCACGCCCGCCTCGGCAAGACGATGATCTACGTCACGCATGACCAGATCGAGGCGATGACGCTGGCCTCGCGCATCGTCGTTCTGCGCGCGGGCCGGATCGAGCAGGTCGCCACACCGCTGGATCTTTTCAATGCCCCGGTGAACCGCTTTGTCGCGGGCTTCATCGGCGCGCCGACCATGAACCTCCTCCCCGGCCGCATCGAAGGCAATGGCGAAGCCGGCGCGCGCCTCTCCTTCGTCGGCGATGCCCATGTCGACGTGCCGCTGCGCCGGGCGCTGCGTGAAGGTGAGGCGGTGACGGTGGGGATCCGCCCCCAGCACATGCGGCTCGTGGATGCGGCCGACGCGCGCGCCGTCCACGCGACGGTGACACTGGTGGAGGCACTGGGCACCGAAACCGTGGTTCACGCCCGAACGCCGTCCGGCGCACTGCTTCTGGCGGTTCTGCCCGGGCAGGCGAAGGTGGCGCGCGGCGATGCCATTGCGCTTGGATACGATGCCGCAGACGTTCACGTCTTTGATGGCGAGGACCTTTCCGTCACCGCAAGGACCGCCTGA
- a CDS encoding sugar ABC transporter permease: MRSRRPSSRPLATTLQKAGAILIAPVTAGLSLIDRPLRAWQKKTGHGGMAAVFLLPNMAIFGIFVLFPLAVNFIYSMTGGTALFLADRSFVGAQHYERLADCTNYLDTATCKDDMFWNAVWNTATFVVVQVALLTVVAMTTALILNRDLRARSFWRAVFFFPVLLSPVVVGLIWRWILQREGLLNLVVVGMGGDQTNWLTDRNFAFAAAVGVSIWAHVGFYALILLAGLQAIPKDLYEAAEIDGTRPARVFWRITLPLLAPNLLVVIVLALIRAVQVFDEVYVLTGGGPGTSTMYLTQYIYEIGFASILRNPGLAAAASIMMGGVLVVLTVMQLGLSRRNNRPGR; the protein is encoded by the coding sequence ATCAGGTCGCGCAGGCCCAGCAGTAGGCCGTTGGCGACCACCCTACAAAAAGCCGGCGCAATCCTGATTGCGCCGGTGACGGCGGGCCTGTCGCTGATCGACCGGCCGCTGCGCGCGTGGCAGAAGAAGACCGGCCACGGCGGGATGGCGGCCGTCTTCCTCTTGCCCAACATGGCGATCTTCGGGATCTTCGTGCTGTTCCCGCTCGCCGTGAACTTCATCTACTCGATGACCGGCGGAACGGCGCTCTTCCTGGCCGACCGCAGCTTCGTCGGCGCCCAGCACTACGAGCGCCTCGCCGACTGCACCAACTACCTCGACACCGCCACCTGCAAGGACGACATGTTCTGGAACGCGGTCTGGAACACGGCGACCTTCGTCGTCGTCCAGGTCGCGCTCCTCACCGTGGTCGCGATGACGACCGCCCTCATCCTCAACCGCGACCTGCGCGCACGCTCCTTCTGGCGAGCGGTGTTTTTCTTTCCTGTCCTTCTGTCGCCCGTGGTGGTGGGCCTCATCTGGCGCTGGATCCTGCAGCGCGAGGGGCTTCTCAACCTCGTGGTCGTCGGCATGGGCGGCGACCAGACCAACTGGCTGACCGACCGCAATTTCGCCTTCGCCGCCGCCGTGGGCGTCTCGATCTGGGCCCACGTCGGCTTCTACGCCCTCATTCTTCTGGCGGGCCTCCAGGCGATCCCCAAGGACCTGTACGAGGCGGCCGAGATAGATGGCACGCGCCCGGCTCGCGTCTTCTGGCGCATCACGCTGCCGCTTCTGGCGCCCAACCTTCTGGTCGTCATCGTGCTGGCGCTGATCCGCGCCGTGCAGGTGTTTGACGAGGTGTATGTGCTGACAGGCGGCGGACCCGGCACCTCCACCATGTACCTCACCCAGTACATCTACGAGATCGGCTTCGCCTCGATCCTGCGCAACCCCGGCCTTGCCGCCGCGGCCTCCATCATGATGGGCGGCGTTCTGGTGGTGCTGACGGTGATGCAGCTCGGCCTCTCCCGCCGCAACAACAGGCCCGGCCGATGA